DNA sequence from the Oceanithermus desulfurans genome:
TTTCGCGACCGAAGATCGAAACCAGGACCTTGACCTTGTTGCGCTCGGGGTTGATCTCGCTGACCACGCCGGTAAAGTCGGCGAAGGGTCCGCTGACCACCCGCACCACGTCGCCTTCCTTGAAGGTGACCTGGGGCTTGGGGCTTTCCTTGCGCCCCGCCAGGCCGCTCACCTCGAGGATGCGCTGCACCTCGTCGGGGGTGAGCGGGACCGGACGGTACTTGCCGCCCTCGCTGGTGCCCACCACGCCGGTCACGCCCGGGGTGTTGCGCACCACCTCCCAGGCCTCGTTGGGGTCCTCGGGGTTGTCGCCCAGGTCCATCTGTACGAAGACGTGGCCCGGGAAGAGCTTGCGGTAGACCGTCTCCTTCTTGCCGCCTTCGCGGTGTTCGACGATCTCTTCGGTCGGGATCAGGACCTGGAAGATCTTGTCCTGCATACCCAAGGCGCGGGCACGCTTTTCAAGGTTCTCCTTGACCTTGTCCTCGTAACCGACGTAGGTGTGGACCGCGTACCATTCGATGCTCATTGCAGGATTCTTTGCATGACCGCGCCGAAGGCCATGTCGTAGATCCAGAAGATCGTCATCGAGAACAGCGTGAACAGCAGCACCGCCTCGGTCGACTGAATGATCTCATCGCGG
Encoded proteins:
- the nusG gene encoding transcription termination/antitermination protein NusG; translation: MSIEWYAVHTYVGYEDKVKENLEKRARALGMQDKIFQVLIPTEEIVEHREGGKKETVYRKLFPGHVFVQMDLGDNPEDPNEAWEVVRNTPGVTGVVGTSEGGKYRPVPLTPDEVQRILEVSGLAGRKESPKPQVTFKEGDVVRVVSGPFADFTGVVSEINPERNKVKVLVSIFGRETPVELDFSQVVRA
- the secE gene encoding preprotein translocase subunit SecE, whose amino-acid sequence is MGKIITYFREARAELARVSWPSRDEIIQSTEAVLLFTLFSMTIFWIYDMAFGAVMQRILQ